Proteins found in one uncultured Desulfuromonas sp. genomic segment:
- the hslV gene encoding ATP-dependent protease subunit HslV: protein MFRGTTIVCVRRDDQVTLAGDGQVTLGHTVMKHGACKIRRMHNDQIIAGFAGSTADAFTLFEKFEAKLQEFRGQLARAAVALAKDWRNDRVLRRLEALLLVADRDQTLVISGVGDVIESDDGVAAIGSGGPYAQAAARALLRNTDMTPEQIAEQALTIAAEICIYTNDNISMETLS from the coding sequence ATGTTTCGAGGAACCACCATCGTCTGTGTTCGCCGGGATGACCAGGTGACCTTGGCCGGAGACGGTCAGGTGACGCTGGGGCATACCGTCATGAAACACGGCGCCTGCAAGATCAGACGCATGCACAACGATCAGATTATCGCCGGTTTTGCCGGCAGCACAGCGGATGCATTCACCCTGTTTGAAAAGTTCGAGGCCAAGCTGCAGGAGTTTCGCGGCCAACTGGCCCGCGCGGCCGTAGCCCTGGCCAAAGACTGGCGCAACGATCGGGTGTTACGCCGCCTTGAAGCGTTATTGCTCGTCGCCGATCGCGACCAGACTCTGGTTATCTCCGGGGTTGGCGATGTTATTGAGAGCGACGACGGCGTTGCCGCCATCGGCTCCGGTGGTCCATATGCCCAGGCGGCAGCACGCGCCTTGTTGCGCAACACCGACATGACGCCGGAGCAGATCGCCGAGCAGGCACTGACCATTGCGGCAGAGATTTGCATTTACACCAACGACAACATCAGTATGGAAACATTGTCATGA
- a CDS encoding cupin domain-containing protein has translation MAATIIRTAEQDEYDLADHPLFFVRDVVTKEHTPHLSLHRGRIEPGGEITPHRQEHTETIYILSGEVECTLDDEKCELGTGTCLVIEAATMRGLKNIGDQPVELLVVFTPPLT, from the coding sequence ATGGCGGCAACCATCATCCGCACAGCAGAACAGGACGAATACGATCTCGCTGATCATCCGTTGTTCTTCGTTCGTGACGTGGTGACGAAAGAGCACACACCGCATTTGTCACTGCACCGCGGTCGGATTGAACCCGGCGGGGAGATCACCCCGCACCGGCAGGAGCACACCGAAACCATCTACATTCTGTCGGGAGAGGTCGAGTGCACCTTGGATGACGAAAAATGCGAGCTTGGCACCGGCACCTGTCTGGTCATCGAAGCCGCGACCATGCGTGGCTTAAAAAACATCGGTGATCAACCGGTAGAACTGCTGGTGGTTTTCACCCCGCCCCTGACCTGA